In Vicugna pacos chromosome 1, VicPac4, whole genome shotgun sequence, a single window of DNA contains:
- the LOC140697311 gene encoding uncharacterized protein — translation MGRREGEGGVARRCDGKRCGSGSGGIRRADGEGPASWKAAESRVSQRRAVAAAPLFIAPGAAAGGGWIQRPWRRRWRRQLPSDPRQRLLDCSPYAGDMGTRQPLPSLGAPSPVHGTSAAALPPLASARSRSGSVRALPLARSPVSSCGAGSSSLPSFLPLSLGPGGGGGGGGGGGGGSTNPHSPGSGAALCKERRLRSRLALPHSPSPLLLVLRLLPPPPSLTPPSAPPPA, via the coding sequence atgggaaggagggagggagaaggaggggtgGCTCGGAGATGCGACGGGAAACGCTGCGGCTCCGGCAGCGGCGGGATCCGACGGGCTGACGGCGAGGGCCCGGCGAGCTGGAAGGCGGCGGAGTCGCGAGTCAGTcagaggcgggcggtggcggcggctCCTCTCTTCATTGCGCCAGGAGCAGCTGCAGGCGGCGGCTGGATCCAGCGGCCATGGCGGCGTCGGTGGCGGAGGCAGCTCCCTTCAGACCCCAGGCAGCGGCTCCTCGACTGCTCCCCATACGCCGGGGACATGGGAACCCGGCAACCGCTTCCGTCCCTCGGGGCCCCCTCCCCCGTCCACGGCACCAGCGCGGCCGCCCTCCCGCCCCTCGCCTCTGCTCGGTCCCGCTCAGGAAGTGTCCGCGCTTTGCCCCTAGCCCGGAGCCCTGTCAGTAGCTGCGGGGCCGGCTCCTCctcgcttccttccttccttcctttgtcactcggcccgggcggcggcggcggcggcggcggcggcggcggcggcggcagcacaAACCCGCATTCGCCCGGGTCGGGGGCTGCTCTGTGTAAGGAGCGCCGTCTGCGCAGCCGCCTAGCTCttccccactccccctcccccctcctacTCGTCCTccgcctccttcctcccccacccagcCTTACACCGCCCAGCGCCCCGCCGCCCGCGTAA